The genomic stretch GCGGTGGCCACGGCATCCGTGCCGGCTTCAACCCCGCCTGTCGCGACGCCGCCGGCCGAGACCCCCAAACCCGCTGCGACGTACAAAACCGACGGTAAGCGGACGATCGTCGTCTACCGGAGCCGCCAGGAGATCACGCTCTTCGCCGAGGACGGCAACGAGGTCGCTACCTACCTCTGCTCGACGGGCGAGTACTACCCGGTACCCGGAACATACAGCGTGTCCGATCACCAGCAGGCCTCATACGAAGCTGACCTGCGGTTCTACTACTTCACGATCTTCGCCAAATCGGAGAAGGGCAACAACATCGGCTTCCACTCGGTTCCGATCGATGCTGCAGGAGTCTCCGTCGGCGGGCTGGGCCAGCCGGTTTCGCATGGCTGCGTGAGGATCGCGTACGACAATGCAAAACTGGTGTACAGCTGGGCGGCCGTGGGAACCAGGGTCGTAGTGGTCAAGTAGGAGCGATCCTACCTGCGCCGCCAGCTCACATACGCCCTAGCGCGATCACGACCGTTACAGCCAACGCTTCAGCACGCGAGGCTATCC from Coriobacteriia bacterium encodes the following:
- a CDS encoding L,D-transpeptidase, translated to MRRRRRARRDRWIASAIAVVGVLVVVGAIAGVVHLVSPARAENTSADSSAASASVAATSSPASAVATASVPASTPPVATPPAETPKPAATYKTDGKRTIVVYRSRQEITLFAEDGNEVATYLCSTGEYYPVPGTYSVSDHQQASYEADLRFYYFTIFAKSEKGNNIGFHSVPIDAAGVSVGGLGQPVSHGCVRIAYDNAKLVYSWAAVGTRVVVVK